The sequence AAATGCTCTTTTGACTGTTGGAAATGCCAACACCTCTTGTCCCCATCAGGACCAAATCCTAATCATTGGTTTACCAACTTCTCGGTTACAGCTATGGCATACAACTTTTTCCTAGTATTAATACATTCTCACTCTGAGCAGCAGCAATGGGTGAATGGCTCAGACTATGGTCAACTGATGTGGATCAAAGCGCAAGTCCTTACACATAGTAATTATGTAGGAATCAAAATTATTTGAGATAATATGTTATTATGGAAAATTAAAAGAGACTAATTCTGACATGGGAAAATGTTCTACTTTTTATTCCCACACAGTATTTGGGTCATATCAACATTAGCATATCTTTTCAAGAGCATGCTAAAACACCCCACATAGAGCGAAAACTGACACTTTCATTCAACAAAAGCTATTAAATATTATTTACAAGAAAGTGAAATCTTCCACAAAGAAAATGATCAAAACACAAGCTGAAACTTGTCTTTCTTGATATGGTATAGACAGTGAACACCACCTGCTCATGGGGTATTATAGTACAGTTTCCAGGTTCCCAAGTTAACTTTATGAGACAGATGTCATATATACAAAAATGTGCTACACAGACCAGCAATGTTAGAGAAATAATTGTTCTGTATGTAAGAAAAAATAAGGAACCAAAAATAATAGAAATGTCACTTTGTACTTGAACTAAGTAAAGGACTTATATTGCACTAGTATAGGTCTAGCTTGATTACTAATCAACTTGACTCTAATGTAGGCTACTACATGTTCCTTAAATCTTCCCTTTTAACGTGATGATCAAGTGTCTTCTCATGACACTTAGATTTTTTGTTCTGGTGGGTTTTGACATGTTTTGCCAAATGATCACTCCTCATGAACCTCTTGCAACAATCTGGACAAACAAAACGCTTCTCCCCAGTATGAGTCCTCAGGTGTCTCTGAAGCTCATCAGACCTGGTGAAACTCTTGCCACAGAAAAGCCAGTTACAAATAAATGGACGCTCTCCCGAGTGCCACCTCAGGTGCGCTTTGAGATGGGAAGTTTTGCCATAAACTTTCCCGCAACCTGGTATGTGACAGATGTGTTGCTTTTTCTTGCCGGGCTCATCGCTTGAGGTGGAGGACTGACAGTTTGGACACCTGCATCTCCGGCATCTTCGGGCTGTTGCAAGGGGGGACTTGCTGTGAAGGAGAGCAGCGATTTGAGTCTGATACTGCGCAAAGTCTGTATGTCCCATTACCAAGCCCCTCTGCAGTTGGAATCGGTGGTGACCAAGGGATTGTGTGGTGATTGAGTGGTGACTGACGTGATTTCCCTGTTGGAGACTCCACCACGGAATATCCTCCCCTGGGTTAGGGGACAACTGTCTCTGTTGCTGGTGCACAAGGCCAGAGTGTCCCGTAACGAAACCTTGCATGGCAGTTGGCGCTGCATAAGTTACAGCAGGGACGTACGTGGGTGGGCAAGAGGACTGTAAAGACGGCATGGAGCAAGGTAACATCTTCACAGGAGAAAAGTCATAGGGATATGAGGGATCCGCTGGAGGGGTGAGCGGGAGCTCGTGGTGGGAAGTAAATGAGCTTTGGATGTGGAGTTGGGATTTAGATAGTCCAAATGTAGTATTGCTAGAGAGAGTGTTTTGAGGATTTCCCTCGTTACTCCAAGGATGAAAAATTCGCGACGGTGAGCCTAAAGTAGTATCATAAGGAACCTGGAGGAAATCTGCCGGACTTGATCCGTGGTGATGTCCAATCCGGTTACAAGTGGCAGCTAACAGCGCCAGTGGAGAGTGCTTGCAGTTCTCTGGAGAAGAGTTCGGAGTACGGTCCTGTATAAGTAAAACAAATAATGATCAATTATGTGTTGACTTGGCGCTAAACTTGACTAAACTAAAGACTACAGAGTCGTAACTGTATAGAATCCAAGTTTGACAATTCGTGAACTAAAACGACATTGATTAGCCTAATATTAGTTTCAATGTACTCTCACTCCAGCAAAAGTAGCCATGCCTACAATATAAACATAAGAGTTGTAACATAATCATCCAAGCCGTTCATTTCGCCACATACAGTAAGTAATTCCTAGAGCCACATTTAAGTCATAATAGGATATTTTATAGATTAACCGGGTTATAATTGCCATTACGCGCACACACGCGTGTAACTCACATTACGCACACTCTAAACAATTATTTCAACTACCATATATGTACAATAATATTTTGGGGACAAATAAAAACATGAGAGCAAAAACTTTTGAACAAACCTGAAGAAAAGCCTGGAGTGTTTCATTCCGCAGTACAGCCACTGCTGCCATGGTAAACGTCCTCTTCCTTCTTGTTAAAAACAAATCACAATAAAACGAATTGAGATAAATGTAAAATCGTAAAAAATGTCTTGACGTGGTTAAGTCTTCACTCTCAATACTTCCTCTCCTCGAGATATCCTTGGACTATTTGGAGAGTGAGGGATCACTTCTTAGAATTTGATAAGGACTTTGGTGGGCCGCCAGCCAGTCAGAAATAAGATTTGTTACTTTGAGGTTTGCCGCTGCCCAATCATCAAAGAATAGCGGCTCTTTGAGAGGG is a genomic window of Coregonus clupeaformis isolate EN_2021a chromosome 4, ASM2061545v1, whole genome shotgun sequence containing:
- the LOC121556086 gene encoding transcription factor Sp5 translates to MAAVAVLRNETLQAFLQDRTPNSSPENCKHSPLALLAATCNRIGHHHGSSPADFLQVPYDTTLGSPSRIFHPWSNEGNPQNTLSSNTTFGLSKSQLHIQSSFTSHHELPLTPPADPSYPYDFSPVKMLPCSMPSLQSSCPPTYVPAVTYAAPTAMQGFVTGHSGLVHQQQRQLSPNPGEDIPWWSLQQGNHVSHHSITTQSLGHHRFQLQRGLVMGHTDFAQYQTQIAALLHSKSPLATARRCRRCRCPNCQSSTSSDEPGKKKQHICHIPGCGKVYGKTSHLKAHLRWHSGERPFICNWLFCGKSFTRSDELQRHLRTHTGEKRFVCPDCCKRFMRSDHLAKHVKTHQNKKSKCHEKTLDHHVKREDLRNM